Below is a window of Colias croceus chromosome 15, ilColCroc2.1 DNA.
caaatttataaaactataaacatTTAGGAAACGGTAAAAATTAACTGCGTATTTTCCGTATTTTATCACCGTGTTAAAACAATGagtgttaaaattaatttttaacataatattatatagttatttatgttATGGGGCATcaacttttaattattgtacaataataattgggCCACATCACGCATGGGGTTTCATATTACTTACTaaaaaccataataattataatattgtctttACAGCACACATTGACTGATTTAGCTTttggatattttataattttataatttaataataaataattttagtttcataatattattattttaacgcTAACAAGTTTTCAACTAAGTCCAGGTGCGCCATCTATTGTCGAATATACCATCATTAAATTTAGCGCCATCTAGTGTGGagtagatattaaaatttttaatatctttgtCAAGTCAAAAGATGGCAGTATTATCAAAATAGAACGACATCTATTATCTAAACATCCAaactatttttcattttagggctgatttttcaatccttggataaaacttattcatcgaataacgtataaTACTGTCGTATACTAACTAGgcaccatttcaaaaatatatattctaattgtccgtatttgacagtttacaggttagattttaaaatgttcgtgtattactttattagacggataaattttaaccaaggttTGTAAAATCGGCGCTTAATTAAATTAGgtacaataataaatgaaataaaatagaattcaAATTCCACTAcatagaattaaaatttacaattgcatttttgtttttcaatgacaattcatttcgaaaatttaacatttaacacaGTAATTTGAGAGTGGCTGTGTCTTAAATTTTccaattgtattattgtttgtCTTTTAATTGAATGACAATTAATATTACCGTACTATTCTCACAgataaatttttactttttattatccATATGAAAAAGGAAAAACTATGAAAGTACACACATAAAatcacagataaaataatactacGAGTATGTTATGTATTCGTAtttctattgtaaaatataggGTTGTCAGATTAGTCTCCTTTTTGAAATTTACACGTAAAACGACAATATCGATTAGTAAACACTGAAGCAaacgttttattataaaacattttattataaaaggtTACGTTCCCTAAATTCATCTCGCTCTGTATAGCTGCGGTGTCCGAGTGGTTAAGGAGATGGACTTGAAATCCATTGGGTTCTACCCGCACAGGTTCGAATCCTGTCCGCAgcgataattttttattatttttttgttttcatttttataaagcttatttGGATCCATTCaatttcaattgttttatagCGCTTTAAacgttataattaaaaaaatgcatttatttttccttcacgcatctgaatatttttttacaaacaaaaatatatattttgaatataattgagtacaaacaaaaaaacatgaaaaaaaaacaataaaaagattccttcgagccggatttgAACCAGCGACCTATGGATGACAGTGATATTCCTCTACAGTCCACCGCTCTACCAACTGAGCTATCGAAGGTTGATATCTTCAATCAAAATTAAGTAACgtattataattcaaattttataccagttatttattgcttatttttatataggtatgtactaaaatagttcaggatacatcgcccatttttgcaagtgactactatcaagctgattttccgtttgtagctttattttgatgagacaccgaataatttcgtgtacgaaactctcgattgtggtagctaacagagataacaaggataacattttttgatttgatggttctcaaatatttattacgcaatttgtaggacaatatgtctgttgaattatataaacattaagtaagtgaaaacaaaaaaatcagcttgttagtaatcatttatgatgacctcgttatcgatacactttggaaagggggactctttgaacaaaccatagattttgtaggacaaatattttttcgaataatttaggtaattaattatcttgagattgaacagattaaaaaaattcagttagtaataaatatttgagaaccatcaaatcaaaaatttttatccttgttatctctgttagctaccacaatcgagactttcgtacacgaaattattgggcgtctcatcaaaataaagctacaaacggaaaattagcttgatagtagtcacttgcaaaaatgggcgatgtatcctgaactaaaaatttaatgagtttttaatttttgattgaTGTTAGAACAAAgataaatatcattaatttcATTGAGAAATTATTGTGAAAATCTAAGGTGAAAATTCTATTTAACACCTAttttaaacacataatataataatacacatAAGTTTTTAAGACTtccatattaaataatgttaaataataaatattttgttgatgTTGTAATAGTTTTTCAGCATTATACATTGTCTGAttagaaataacattttatataggtaaattGCAACAGAAAATTAGAATTAGAAAACCGGAAGAAAAtgcttatattaaataataactttacaagatgctccgcgcggtttctgccccgtggctccactcctgttggtcgtagcatagcgtgatgatatatagcctaaccttcctcgataaatgggctatctaacaccgaattttttaaattggactagtagttccggagataagcgcgttcaaacaaacaaacaaactcttcacctttataagtaatattagtatagatgatatttttaattgataaaagaCTGTTAAattaccataaaatatataacataagtatttaaatatttttttatattttcagttgttattttaatacaagaaTCGATACAGATGCtttaactacatattttcCACTGTGATTGATTGTCCTTAATCACCTCACTCAAACTACAAAGATAAAACGGATAAGGATTATTGTCATCATCTTAGCAGATTAACCTTTAAAagttaaacttttaaatgtaatatttaatttagtaggtagatagtaatttgtaaatgtcatatttttaggtctagcttttcacccgcggcttcgcccgctttcattatattctaaaaccttcctcttgaatcaaaatctattaaaaaaacgcatcaaaatccgttgcttagttttaaagatttaagcataggtACATAGGGTCAGAAAAAGCGACTGTTTCATACTTTGTAGTGGTTTACATAGGTATACGTCTGtcttaatacttatattttgtcGTCGCATATTCATCGTAATTTATTTACGTACTTGCGTGTTTAAGAATAACAAATGATTTGTTTTGGTGAAGCTCTACTATTTCCACAGTATTctaatctaattttattagtattatcATATGACGTAAGATCTGTTTCAATCAAATCtaattgtgttttgtatgTAAAGCCTGGATTACTAAGTTATATGTtactataaaacatttatgtaaTACATGATACCGTTTTGTTACagcagtaggtacctatgtattgttatttgttacaatttttctGTATGTAACtatgcatttattaatttttgtttatacatataagtGTCTTGTGACCAGCGCTGTCTGAAATTCTGAAGAACACAGCCTTTTACTCCatatagaagaaaaaaaaatgtatgttgtgtcacagataattaatataatgctATGTTGTCAGTTCAATAaacttttaacaaacaataaacagcttttttatttttattttattgacataAAATCCACGGATTACCCTGTGGCctgtacctagtacctacccaTATACTTGGATATATTTCATTATCACATAACCCCACGAAAGCTTCGAAATTGAATAGTATAGCTGTAAAATATGGGGATGCAATATACATGTGATTTAGTTTGAATTGAATTAGGAAATGGAATAGTAACAACGTGGTTTTGGTATGAAATAGCCAATATTACGAATGATTATTACGTGGTCATGAACAATCACAGAACTCACAGAACACACATCAGAACAGgtaacaattattgtaattaatactAGTTGTGCTGCGCGGTTTCATCTCCAGATGAATCAAGTCAAGTATCATAGAAATCCATTTTGTAAACTTCGCGTGAAACAGTAGCTAATATTCACACATTTGTACAAACTTTCAcgcttataataattgtatgtacctacctagttcgATAAACTGTGTATTCATCCTTAGAAATACATTGTacaaaatcttaaaaatatttaaattgttccTAGGTAGGTATTACTTGAATTTGTACTGCTTTtgcatgaaaaaaaaaatggttggattttcttttacaatttattttccttctaacatacttaataatttacttaGTCACATAGTTGCAGCAATATCAATGCTATTTCTACTCAATACCACAGACATTATTCTTCTTGCTcttctattaatttaataatatgataatattataagctatTCATCCCATACATCAAAAAATTAATTCCAACGCGAGTAAACTTGACCTGATTTACAaagtttttcattaaaattcaatttaaactaCGTAAAAATTAGGGCGAATATTTTCGTTCAAAATAGAGTCAGCAACGATAGTTCAAGAGACCACTTGTATGCAAACAACGCTAAAAATAACTTCGTTGCGAACTATACTAAATTCAACTGtttataactacatatttataactttGATACTCGATTCACACTCCAGTAACTCTAAATAAGTATAGTAATCTGGGTTGTAATTGGATTTGTGGTTCATTTATGATTCAAATAGCGCATTGATGAATATAAATCTATGGGGTCTACAGTCTATTGACTTCTCTCTGTTTATAAAAAGGAAACAGGTAACGCTGTACAATAGAAAGGCTTAAATCAAGTTATATTTTCAACTACTTAGATATTACTTACTTTACCCACAttgctcctctcctgttggtctaagcgagatgatatataacggccttcctcgataaatgggctatctaacaccgaaatattttttcaaatcagaccagtaggtGCCGAGAttatcgcgttcaaacaaacaaacaaactctacatAGTATAGATGAAATTCCAATAttatcaatttcaatttcatatcTAATATCATGgctaatattttgtttatgaaGAAGTTCATGTATATTAAATTCTGAATACTTCTTAGTTGCAACAAAATAGCTGAGCTGGTTGCCTATTCAGGTAGATATTTGCACAATCTTGGCATCTAACCAATTTCTGCCATTTGATTTTTCTCATATTATTGACTTGTATTTTTGTCAATATTGTATTGCTGCTGACCAACTTGAAATGAAACTATATATCGTCTTGCTTTGTTAACtttgttataaaatcaaaatattgccCAGACTACCAATACCTAATCagaaacattaaaatgttaaattatgtttCCTTGTCCTTTGATTCATTATTTCCTTTGATTAACCATACCACTGTCTCATTGGACCCACTTCACTTCATAATGTTCGTGTGCATTTATTTGCTTTTCGTCAACGATTGTTTACAACTACCAAACATATCCCCGAATTCGTTGAAGTCATTAAAAGTACGCAGGTGAAAGAGCCAGgcaaaattgttaaaatgtaACAGAAAAATTTGACAAGAGCTCACAGCGTGTtagcataatttttaattacacacCGAGTCAAAGGCTTATCAAATTATCCAATCGGGCGTTCATCCAGTGTTTGGTACATTGACGTCATCACCTCACGGCACAGCCTCCGTATTGTCAAACACATTTAATTATCAACGTGTGCAGTGCGGCACACGCATTGTCCCAAAAAATCATGGAAGCTACGTCACGAATGTCGCGGGAAAATAGCCCGAAATGCGTTTGAATATAGTCTATTTCGTTTGAAATTGTCGCAGTACTTGGGACGTTAAGTCAGGTGCGTTTTGGGGGTGAATTTTGGCCGATCCTGGCACACAACGCTTGCGCGAACGGCTCAAAGCGCGCCTCAGTCGGAGAGCAGAGTGTGGCGGCGCGCCGGCTTGCGCGCTCGCCTGCCCTTTGGCCTGGCGCCGTACCACCACCTCCTTTAACCTtttcatcaataaaaaatgttccCAATTGTATCCGTTAATTGTGTGTGTACGAATACCATGTCAATTCATTAGTACTCACTGAGAACGGCCGCGTTAGCGCCCTCGTAGTGTCTTCCTTTGTTGAGTGTGATTGACTTTAGTTGTGTTTTGATGAGGTGAGTAATGTATAAGGTCGAAGGTTGCCCTTGTCAGATTGCATGTATGCTTGTGGTTTCCCATGTGGCAAATTAAGTTCGCGTGTTCACCGCGAAATCATCGGACTCTATCATTATGTGCTTAGCCATGATGTGACTTCGAATTAGTTCAATCGTTTCATTGTTGGTAACGTGCTTTTAATATGCATATAATGAATAGACAGAATTGCATGTCATTGCTGTAGTATTATGAAAGTATACCAAAAGTATAAGGTTACATTCATACAATTACATAAGAGATTGAACAGTATCATTTCATTTGCCTAATTTATTACGTAGAGATACGAATCGGCAGACAATGTCGAGTTATTCAATATGACGTGAAGCCTAGTCATAATTTTTCGGGAACATAAtcatatcaataattttattctctgtatttgtataagacaactagctgtcccggcaaatgttgttctgccttactcttTATCATttaggggtatgaaaaattgatgttagccgattctcagacctacTCGATATGttcacaaaatttcatgagaatcggtcctgCCGTTTTGAAGGAGTATgttaactaacattgtgacagacaattttatatattataagataagaTACAGAATTATTATATgctctattaatattatgttgttacctatatttaaGTTAACAACATAACAAAAGTGCCGCTCTACATTTGATTAAACTAGACAAAAGCAATTACAGGTAGCGTGCGAATTTAACTTTAAGTAAATTACAAGGCAAGGTACAATTAAGAATATTTAAGAATAggtattcttttaattatttatttcttctatttctatttgatGTGTTATCATTTCATCAACCACAAATCATTTGTTCTAAGCACAAAAAGCTAGATCTGTCCGTCCGTAGATTTTTcgctagtatttatattaaaaaaattgtcggAGTAACatctaacatttttaaatttttattaattaaaaaggtatacatttttaactatAGATTCCAAAGAATTATCTATCAGTAAGGTAGTAGTAAGTAGATGAAGTGaacctaaataataaatcgtaGGATAATGAAAGATTTATAAGAAAATCCTAATACAACATAAGTAGCGGTCATGCGAGTACAACTTCATGTCCAGAATGTTTTTATCCGTAATTAGGTCAATTCTCTCCATGTAATCTTATGTCATCTAGTAAACAGATAGCCAAGACAGTAGagaatgaacaaaaaaaactgaatttttataaatatactgttgatatataagcttcttggttgaaattaattttaaatttaaattttatgtgtatttgatagatagatagatgaaaCGTTTATTCGATaaacatttgatttttttatactttaacTTAAAGTTTACAAATATTGGGATACGAATggaatttttgtatattagaaaacttaatataaatattaaactactagcggtccgccccggcttcgcccgtggtacatgtttacgttttctctacataagaaccatcctcgtacttcaaggaatataataaaaaaagaattatcgaaatcggttcagccgttctcgagttatgcgcttaccaacacattttgcgattcatttttatatataagatatgtatgtttaaataatgtacCGTAGCCACCGAAGCTGAATGTGGAATAAATTCTgtgaattttgataaaacaaaaacattaaaaaagctCAAAATCGATCTGATTCTTTGACCttcatttcataaaaatacataacatgTATATAAGTACGCagcttttataaatatctaattttCCATTTCAATCCAATTCCATCCAAACccaaattaaaaatcaaatttcaattaattaaattgagatttcaattaattgaatttagaAGAAACCAAAGGACaattatttctaataaaattgcgtccctttaatttatatttacccTTACATTTTCGTCCAATTTTCTACTAACGAATGCTTTTCAAAGGATTTTCTTTGACTCTGTGATTGAAACATAttctatactaaaattatcgTTATCATTGGAACATCATTAATGATAAAAAGAAGCCCTTCTTAGTTATTTGACacaatacttataaattacgaaatatctgcggaacgttagtaaacagcaatgttttcgcaactttttcgcaatgcgtctgtgtaatggccatttcgcagttccttgcgaaacaatactgacaaggacgcaactatttcatctatctatgtgctagagtgagacatatcatatgcgaaaacctgccatactactgacagatttttcgttgtttcgctgccgctcGCGAATGCGTGTACTAACGGCGTAATTGTGTAAAAACTCAGAGCAATATTGCTCTGAGTGTAAAAAGTTATGGTTATTTGCTGAATTATTCGTTGGCTTTCTGgtgcttttaataaataaatacaatacaagtctgattaattttatattagtcTATGAATCATATAAGTCCTACTTAATTACTAGCAatgttaaaaacaatataaaacctTATATTTTCAGTAAATACATGGAccaattttttaattcaaataatacacCTACCTATAgtctacaattattttataagtctcaaatacttaactttattaacatcttcagttatattatattataatgcaggtaatattataatgacaaatactctacatacaatttttaaatggaacttaatttaaaaaacgacatcaagtaaaaaaatataacaaaaaactttaacaatactattaaaaatttaacaatcgTTAAATAATTCActactgtttttttttcttttaaaaataataacatcgCAAATATAAAGCCTTTACCCGCTTTTCACTTAACCCTATAATAGTGTTAGCAATAATCATAATCTTATGtgcaaattaaattactaGGTGACATAAGTCGAAATAAGTACATTTGCCTCATAAAATctgtaaaaagaaaataattattttacagggATTTGTGGGAGAGCGCAAGAAATATGCGATAAgaatgaattaatttattatagaggAGCGAAGTCATCTAAcgttaataaaaatctaaaaaataaaattattctagTGTCACGTTTGAATTAAAGacaagtttgaattaaatcgtTCCGTTAAAGTGGGTTAAAATTCAGTCTAAAGTGTCGGTTACATCTACAAACATAAAGAAGAAgctcatataaatataaggTAATCATTCGTCACTAAAGAACACTAAATAAAATCATGTTTAAATACTAATGTATTCTTCTTTGACAAAATTGCATGTAGAGGATTTTTATTCAACAAAATATAGCTCTAGAATATTCCCAAAAAACACTTTCGCGCCATAAATCGCGCATCTGTCAGCTTCCGGAAACAAGATATATCTCTACAAAAAGGCTCATTCATCTCacgttttgtttttgtgaatTAAGGCAacaattacaaacaaacacagTTTTTAGATATTAACACTCATacagtttaaataataaacttagcATACAATCCCCAAAGCACATGAACAAAGTGACGTCCCCTTAACAGACACTAAATAAGTGACAATGAACACCCTCTTACAATgagttaggtacctatatcataaAATTAGTTAATCAGTCTTGTAGGCTAGTACTTAGTAGGTGCTATTTTATATCTAGTAGTTAGCCaccttatttataaaaaaaattgaaaattatcttttatctGTATCAACAGATAAAATAGTCAACAACCCATTGTCGTAACCTCCtttgaaattcaattttttaaatatccaaGGATTTGAAACAAAGGGTTTCACACGTCTTAAGCTTAAGGTTTTAACCCAGGTTATATAACAGAACAATTAACATAACTGTCAACATAATCCTTCCTGTGTTCGCATCGCTCATCTGTCCCTGAAGGAAATTGgtctttgtttaaataatgagCCTGTGTCTGAACTAAATGAATTATGGCACAATTATTAACTGTGGAACAGACGGTTTAACAGTTAGAAGTGTTTAAGTTATTTGAAAGATAAATATGccatatttgtaaatacaaaGCTACCACTAGATTTCATTGTCTGTCGTGAAATACActgcaaatataaattactttctttaacatttggtcttttgataattatttttcactcCACGGGAATGAAATAACCATACAGGATGGCGGATGctctataatatctataatcgTAGTTGAACTGCTAATGTCCTCCATTTGGAAACAgcattaaaaagtaaaaacccaatatattacaaaaaaaactaaaactaaattttttaaaatgaataatgaaGCACTTTTTGACAAACTTAAAACCGAAATGCAAAACCAAACTAAAGAAgtcttaaataaaatggatGAAAAACTAGCACCTTTCACACGAGAAATTGAAGAATTAcgattagaaaataaaattttaaaagaaaaaatagcgAATTTGGAGAAAAACAGCAGATcaaacaacattattatttatggtcTTAAGGAAACAGAATCATCCCAAACAGATCTTTTGGAAAAAGTAACCCAGAAACTTACTACCCATCTGAACATTACGGTTGAACCTAAAGATGTAAATAAGATTTATAGAATCGGAAAAAAAGATACTGTTGGAGGGAAAACTAGACCAATACTCATGGCATGTGTTAATGGTTGgttgaaaaatacaattatgaaGAATAAGAAGAAACTTGGTGATGTTTACGTATCGGAAGATTTTCCTAAAGAGGTCTTGCAAAAAAGAAGAGAACTACACGAAAGGGTCAAAGAAGAACGAGATAAAGGGA
It encodes the following:
- the LOC123698229 gene encoding uncharacterized protein LOC123698229 — protein: MDEKLAPFTREIEELRLENKILKEKIANLEKNSRSNNIIIYGLKETESSQTDLLEKVTQKLTTHLNITVEPKDVNKIYRIGKKDTVGGKTRPILMACVNGWLKNTIMKNKKKLGDVYVSEDFPKEVLQKRRELHERVKEERDKGNYATINYDKLIIKDYSTQTNNRKRDLSISPTTPIQPEKNVPTKNKKNAFTLMRGRSNSTKSLTGKVEHKA